The genomic DNA GGACGAATCTGCCTTTGGGTTTTTTGAGGGCCGCCACCAAGAGGCCGTGGTACTTGCGGGTATGGCAGTTTATGACTGTGCTGGACGCGTATCCGCCTAACCCGTTGGTGTCGAGCCATTCCTTCCGGGTGGCCGTTTCAGTATTGATGCAATCTTCTCTTGAGATGTGTGACATTTGTACCGCCAATGGAAAATGAATATGGTTACGGGGGTGCTTCAAAAAACAATTTCCACTCTTTTATATAGATCGGAAAAGACAAGCGGTTGCAAGCAATAAATAGGTGTGCAGTGTTATTATTTTGCAACAATCCTGCAGGGAGGACGGCAGGTTTTGCGTTGGGATTTTGGGGGCATTGCCGCTGAAACAGGCCTGATATTTTCAGTTATTCTATATTGTTTTTCGTATCCCTCTGTGCGGGGGGCGTCGGCGGCCTTTTGCGGGCGTTCCGTGGAGGTCGAAATCGTCGCGTCCGGGCGCTTTGGCGGCAACTGTGACAGGCGTGCAATTATGGATTCAATCGGTTGACGTCAGGACATGGCAAAGCTACATTGTGCTCGTTTCGACACGATGGTGCCTTGTCCACGGTTGCACTGCGTTGCCAACTCTGGCTGATACTGTCAGTTTTCGATAACCCACAGCCATTATTATGTCTTTTTTGGCATAGTGTTGTTCTGGAGAGTGATATCCGGTCGAATTATTATCATGATCAAGCATTCCCATGGAGTTGTTGCATAATGAAAATAGTTCCCGTTGAAGAAGCCGTCGGCATGGTCCTGTGCCATGACATGACACGGATCGTTCCTGGGGAAAGCAAAGGCCCAGCCTTCAGGAAGGGGCATATTGTTGCGGGTGAGGATGTCCAGCTTCTGCTCGAGATCGGCAAAGAGCATGTGTGCGTGCTCGATCTGGCTCCGGGCCAGGTTCATGAGGATGAAGCCGCGTTGCGCATAGCCAGGGCCGCGGCCGGGCCGGGCATCACTTTGTCCCAAGCCTGTGAAGGGCGCGTCAACTTCGAGGCCGAGCGGGGTTTGCTCGATGTTAACGTTGAAGCCTTGAACCGCATCAATTCCATTGAAGAAGTCGTGTTGGCGACCATGCATGACGGGCAGCAGATTACGGAACCACGGGCCGTGGCAGGTACCCGCGTGGTGCCGCTTGTCATCGACGAAGAGAAGATAGAGCGCGCCGAGGCCTTGTGCGCCGAATACCCCTACGTGGTCGGTGTGCGCCCCTTCAAGCATCATAAGGTCGGGCTGGTGACCACCGGCAGCGAGGTCTATCACGGGCGTATCACGGACAGATTCGGCCCGGTTATCCGTGAAAAATTTTCCAATCTTGGTTCCACGATCATGGACCAGCGGCTGTCGTCGGATGATCCTGTCATGACCCGTGACGCCATTCTGGCTTTCATCGCAGAAGGTGCAGAGATGGTCATGGTTACCGGGGGCATGTCCGTTGACCCGGACGACCAGACGCCCACGGCCATCCGAGCC from Pseudodesulfovibrio sp. S3 includes the following:
- a CDS encoding molybdopterin-binding protein, coding for MKIVPVEEAVGMVLCHDMTRIVPGESKGPAFRKGHIVAGEDVQLLLEIGKEHVCVLDLAPGQVHEDEAALRIARAAAGPGITLSQACEGRVNFEAERGLLDVNVEALNRINSIEEVVLATMHDGQQITEPRAVAGTRVVPLVIDEEKIERAEALCAEYPYVVGVRPFKHHKVGLVTTGSEVYHGRITDRFGPVIREKFSNLGSTIMDQRLSSDDPVMTRDAILAFIAEGAEMVMVTGGMSVDPDDQTPTAIRATGAEIITYGSPTFPGAMFMIADLSGVPILGLPGCVMYYRASVFDLVVPRLLAGEKVTREDVVTMGHGGFCATCEVCRYPICPFGK